One Kitasatospora sp. MAP12-44 DNA segment encodes these proteins:
- a CDS encoding YceI family protein, translating to MTTTAPTPGRYDIDVLRSQISFTTKHLFGLGTVRGSFRLRGGTVSLAEPLTASRVDAVADAASCDTGNKNRDRQVLSKTLLDTAGYPDIVFTSTGAAQDETGGWTLQGLLTARGVRAPVTFTVAKAEVDGEEIAVEATATVDRYAHGVTKLKGLAARRLQLTATVRARRTDDGPA from the coding sequence ATGACCACCACAGCCCCGACGCCGGGCCGGTATGACATCGATGTCCTGCGTTCCCAGATCAGCTTCACCACCAAGCACCTGTTCGGGCTCGGCACGGTCCGCGGCAGCTTCCGGCTGCGCGGCGGCACCGTCTCCCTCGCCGAGCCGCTGACCGCGAGCCGCGTGGACGCCGTCGCGGACGCGGCGAGTTGCGACACCGGCAACAAGAACCGGGACCGCCAAGTCCTGTCCAAGACGCTGCTGGACACCGCCGGCTACCCGGACATCGTCTTCACCTCCACCGGGGCCGCACAGGACGAGACCGGCGGGTGGACGCTCCAGGGACTGCTCACCGCGCGCGGTGTCCGAGCACCCGTCACCTTCACCGTGGCGAAGGCCGAAGTCGACGGGGAGGAGATCGCGGTGGAGGCCACCGCGACCGTCGACCGCTACGCCCACGGCGTCACCAAGCTCAAGGGCTTGGCCGCGCGGCGCCTGCAGTTGACGGCGACCGTCCGCGCCCGACGCACCGACGACGGTCCCGCCTAG
- a CDS encoding type II toxin-antitoxin system prevent-host-death family antitoxin, with amino-acid sequence MAWKSKEVQGFSRKEADPYDSAMETFKMAAVPRALGPVLDLVQLEKVPVTVTRRNRPAIVFVPMDWYARAVAEVNGPAPEDGPPTVDELRAQYAELMRRVQFDGAHVRIRRHGGPAGVAVPVDWYEQAKTVLEPAGASPPAESENS; translated from the coding sequence ATGGCATGGAAAAGCAAGGAAGTGCAAGGATTCTCAAGGAAGGAAGCGGACCCGTACGATTCCGCCATGGAGACGTTCAAGATGGCGGCTGTGCCCAGGGCGCTCGGCCCGGTCCTCGACCTGGTCCAGCTGGAGAAGGTCCCGGTCACCGTTACGCGCCGCAATCGACCGGCGATCGTCTTCGTTCCGATGGACTGGTACGCCCGTGCCGTGGCCGAAGTGAACGGTCCGGCGCCAGAGGATGGCCCGCCCACTGTGGATGAACTGCGAGCCCAGTACGCTGAGTTGATGCGTCGGGTCCAGTTCGATGGGGCTCACGTCCGCATTCGCCGACATGGCGGGCCCGCAGGCGTCGCCGTCCCGGTGGACTGGTACGAGCAGGCGAAGACGGTCCTCGAACCCGCCGGCGCCTCCCCGCCGGCCGAGTCGGAGAACTCCTGA
- a CDS encoding DUF2637 domain-containing protein: MRLDRVVGVQRRLAKAIAAGSAMLAVIGFSGSYTAVQKLTLRLGFSWFSYVLPVGVDAGIMVLLALDLLLTWMRMSFPALRHVAWVLAAATIAFNSASGWPVQGHATWMTYLTAGIHAVIPLLFVIVVEAARHAVGRYALLVSGRGMDSVRRMRWLLAPVPTFRLWRRMKLWELRSYDEVVHLEQNRMVYRAQLRFRYGRGWRRSAPVQALMPLKLAKFGVPLDLRILDTLDGPLFPGLLNDDSERVNEPLVNAEPETVAEKVAVLPPAAVAEPVNLVKDSVHEPVNVDPPTVNEPVREGSIDLFNLAETDDFKHYASTTLAVVNSSVNAPVATPPEPVQENAFPLGLTFMPLPPRPEPETPEEAEATVHAYPRTPPRSTVKGVTNRSKRPEAKPVKKARAESAQQSSDPEEAKREREKAAADFRAVKLIEPELTQGEYARRIGRSPGWMSKAVNERPAALINA, from the coding sequence ATGCGCCTTGATCGAGTGGTGGGGGTTCAGCGGAGGCTGGCGAAGGCCATCGCCGCTGGGTCCGCCATGCTCGCAGTGATCGGGTTCTCCGGCTCGTACACTGCCGTGCAGAAGCTCACTCTCCGGCTCGGCTTCTCCTGGTTCTCCTACGTGCTCCCCGTGGGGGTGGACGCCGGGATCATGGTCCTGCTCGCGCTGGACTTGCTGCTGACGTGGATGCGGATGTCCTTTCCCGCGCTGCGCCACGTCGCCTGGGTCCTCGCCGCCGCGACCATCGCCTTCAACTCCGCCTCCGGCTGGCCGGTCCAAGGCCACGCCACCTGGATGACCTACTTGACCGCCGGCATCCACGCAGTGATCCCGCTGCTCTTCGTGATCGTGGTCGAGGCCGCCCGTCACGCAGTCGGCCGCTACGCCCTGCTGGTGTCCGGCCGGGGCATGGACTCCGTGCGCCGGATGCGCTGGCTGCTCGCCCCAGTGCCGACCTTCCGTCTGTGGCGCCGGATGAAGCTGTGGGAACTCCGCTCGTACGACGAGGTGGTGCACCTGGAGCAAAACCGCATGGTCTACCGGGCCCAGCTGCGTTTCCGGTACGGCCGGGGGTGGCGTCGCTCAGCACCGGTCCAGGCGTTGATGCCGCTGAAGCTCGCCAAGTTCGGCGTCCCGTTGGACCTGAGGATCTTGGACACGCTGGACGGCCCGCTCTTTCCCGGGCTCCTGAATGACGACTCGGAACGCGTGAACGAGCCCCTCGTGAACGCCGAGCCGGAGACCGTGGCCGAGAAGGTTGCGGTGCTTCCCCCCGCCGCCGTGGCCGAGCCCGTGAACCTCGTGAAGGACAGCGTGCACGAGCCCGTGAACGTAGATCCCCCCACCGTGAACGAGCCCGTGCGCGAAGGCTCGATCGACCTGTTCAACCTGGCAGAGACGGACGACTTCAAGCACTACGCCAGCACCACCCTGGCGGTCGTGAACAGTTCCGTGAACGCCCCGGTGGCAACCCCGCCGGAGCCCGTGCAGGAGAATGCGTTTCCGCTGGGGCTGACGTTCATGCCCCTACCGCCACGCCCGGAGCCTGAGACCCCGGAGGAGGCCGAGGCAACCGTTCACGCCTACCCGCGAACGCCGCCGCGATCCACCGTGAAGGGCGTCACGAACCGCAGCAAACGGCCCGAGGCGAAGCCCGTGAAGAAGGCCCGCGCGGAAAGCGCTCAGCAGTCCTCCGACCCGGAGGAAGCCAAGCGTGAACGCGAGAAGGCGGCAGCCGACTTCCGCGCCGTGAAGCTGATCGAGCCGGAGCTGACGCAAGGGGAGTACGCGCGGCGCATCGGCCGGTCCCCTGGCTGGATGAGCAAGGCCGTGAACGAGCGGCCCGCCGCACTGATCAACGCCTGA
- a CDS encoding alpha/beta fold hydrolase yields MTDYETAFRSLDGTALFGTVTPSPTPPAALAVLAHGAGVTREEGGFFTRLTAGLASTGITCLRFDLRAHGASAGRFSDVTIAGVANDIRAASDHLLQVAGRPGPVHVISASFSGGASALHAGSRPGDVAKLVLLNPRMDYQNRFITETAGWNENYLSPERATKLDERGFSVHQPFETGRGLLNEVFHLDPEKLCANVKAPVLIVHGTKDTFVDIELSRRFRPLFGAGAELYELEGAQHGFAVHDDPTYAHPQSQAWQREVIAKVSDFLAS; encoded by the coding sequence ATGACTGACTACGAGACTGCGTTCCGGTCGTTGGACGGCACAGCGCTGTTCGGCACGGTCACCCCTTCTCCAACTCCTCCCGCCGCGCTGGCCGTCCTCGCCCACGGCGCGGGCGTCACCCGTGAAGAGGGCGGCTTCTTCACGCGCCTGACGGCCGGTCTGGCGTCCACCGGCATCACCTGCTTGCGGTTTGACCTGCGGGCGCACGGCGCCAGTGCGGGCCGCTTTTCGGACGTCACGATCGCCGGGGTCGCCAACGACATCCGTGCAGCGTCCGACCACCTTCTCCAAGTCGCCGGACGCCCGGGGCCGGTGCACGTCATCTCGGCGTCGTTCTCCGGCGGCGCGTCCGCTCTGCACGCCGGAAGCCGACCCGGCGACGTGGCCAAGCTGGTACTGCTCAACCCGCGCATGGACTACCAGAACCGCTTCATCACCGAGACCGCCGGATGGAACGAGAACTACCTGTCGCCCGAGCGCGCCACTAAGCTCGATGAGCGCGGCTTCTCGGTCCACCAGCCGTTCGAGACCGGCCGCGGGCTCCTCAACGAGGTCTTCCACCTCGACCCGGAAAAGCTATGCGCCAACGTGAAGGCCCCGGTGCTCATCGTCCACGGCACGAAGGACACCTTCGTCGATATCGAGCTGTCTCGCCGGTTCCGGCCGCTGTTCGGCGCCGGAGCGGAGCTGTACGAGCTCGAAGGCGCACAGCACGGGTTCGCTGTCCACGATGACCCCACCTACGCACACCCTCAGTCGCAGGCGTGG